One genomic window of Nitrososphaera sp. includes the following:
- a CDS encoding chitobiase/beta-hexosaminidase C-terminal domain-containing protein, which translates to MRKPLGVVASLLSCFLLVSVFSAVPGYATKSGEESISKPRVCNCVVFRLDDVQDYWLSGVQESIMEEFAKSHQKLTLGEIMNFFGEDQKLVNETRKGASVGTFEYALHGWNHADYSTMTLEQQQMELMLANDKMISIYGRPSDIFLTPYNEFNNETLQAMSNLDIHIVSAATYSAYYSGNTVTPWAPNTDQFGIYHAPETVTFGLYSGTHIGWTSLSQMKHLIDAGIKARGWSVVTLHPQDFSKYTPDGQTALNVVNKTSTNRLGGLLNFIHARGYAIASFHDLANSEARQHDDVAPNVTVSPEGGHYTTIVHVGLTADKPSKIYYTIDGSIPTSSSPVYPNKLKISENTTLKFFAVDRDGNISPILTEQYRIEHNVSKSGHGE; encoded by the coding sequence TTGCGAAAGCCTCTAGGTGTAGTTGCGTCTTTGCTTTCATGCTTTTTGCTTGTTTCTGTTTTTTCTGCGGTCCCCGGCTATGCCACAAAATCAGGCGAAGAGTCAATTTCAAAACCAAGAGTCTGCAATTGCGTAGTCTTTAGGCTCGACGATGTCCAGGACTATTGGCTAAGCGGCGTGCAAGAATCGATAATGGAAGAATTTGCAAAGTCTCATCAAAAGCTAACCTTGGGGGAAATAATGAACTTCTTTGGTGAAGACCAGAAACTGGTCAACGAAACGCGCAAAGGGGCGTCTGTTGGAACTTTCGAGTATGCACTGCATGGCTGGAACCATGCAGACTATTCCACAATGACACTTGAGCAGCAGCAAATGGAGCTCATGCTTGCAAATGACAAGATGATTAGCATCTATGGCAGGCCGTCAGACATATTCCTAACGCCTTACAACGAATTCAACAACGAAACACTACAGGCGATGAGCAACCTAGATATTCATATTGTTAGCGCCGCCACCTATTCCGCGTATTATAGTGGCAATACCGTGACACCTTGGGCGCCCAATACTGACCAATTCGGAATCTACCATGCTCCCGAGACTGTCACTTTTGGACTCTACTCAGGCACGCATATTGGATGGACATCATTGAGCCAAATGAAGCACTTGATTGACGCCGGAATCAAGGCCAGAGGCTGGAGCGTGGTGACACTTCATCCGCAAGACTTTAGCAAGTACACCCCTGACGGGCAAACAGCGCTAAATGTCGTTAACAAGACATCAACCAACAGACTTGGCGGTCTGCTTAATTTCATTCACGCGCGTGGCTATGCCATCGCTTCATTTCATGACCTCGCTAATTCTGAAGCAAGGCAACATGACGATGTTGCACCCAATGTTACGGTTTCACCTGAGGGGGGACACTACACTACAATTGTGCACGTAGGATTGACGGCCGACAAGCCCTCCAAGATCTACTATACTATTGACGGAAGCATCCCTACAAGCTCAAGCCCGGTGTACCCGAACAAGCTGAAGATTTCAGAGAATACAACACTCAAGTTCTTTGCTGTTGACCGGGACGGAAATATCAGTCCAATTTTGACGGAGCAGTACCGGATTGAACACAATGTATCCAAATCCGGCCATGGCGAGTAG
- a CDS encoding HAMP domain-containing sensor histidine kinase: MTECGEKEAIGDAAFDILEAESNGQDLQGPDSARLELRRRQEFVSMMSHELKNALTPIVAFSDMLNKKIKVGYQLTDNDVKSLQIIRDSGHRMKHQIEDLMSAYKLDMHLRFYFRSVDLVQLIEESVSDFSTLLSERGITVEKAFRLNLGNKDARLSSESETKQQVHLNCDPQKIKEVFANLLTNAIDFVPAGYGKIAIEVEIVSHDALGPSTKLTKNTGSTLLLFSISDNGPGIPDNAVPNIFKKFYQVDPSKARRFGGTGLGLPICKGIIEAHGGSIWYESPASESEMKGACFKFCLPQDSSGNAIASSAI, encoded by the coding sequence TTGACTGAATGCGGGGAGAAAGAAGCCATCGGAGATGCTGCCTTTGATATCCTTGAAGCGGAAAGTAATGGCCAGGATTTGCAAGGGCCTGATTCTGCAAGGCTCGAATTGCGTCGGCGGCAAGAGTTTGTTTCAATGATGAGCCATGAGTTAAAAAATGCACTTACTCCTATCGTCGCATTCTCTGACATGCTCAATAAGAAAATCAAAGTCGGATATCAGCTGACCGACAATGATGTTAAATCATTACAGATAATACGCGACAGCGGTCATAGAATGAAGCATCAAATCGAAGACCTTATGTCAGCGTACAAATTGGACATGCATCTAAGGTTCTATTTCAGGTCAGTAGATCTGGTTCAACTTATCGAGGAATCCGTTAGCGACTTTTCCACTCTTTTATCCGAAAGGGGAATAACAGTTGAGAAGGCATTTCGGCTGAATCTAGGTAACAAAGATGCAAGATTATCAAGTGAGTCGGAGACAAAGCAGCAAGTACACTTGAACTGCGACCCTCAGAAGATAAAGGAGGTGTTTGCGAACCTGCTGACAAATGCAATAGACTTTGTTCCTGCTGGTTATGGCAAGATAGCGATTGAAGTAGAGATAGTCTCACACGATGCCCTGGGTCCATCAACAAAGTTGACAAAAAACACTGGATCGACGTTATTGCTCTTCTCGATTAGCGATAATGGACCTGGCATTCCTGATAACGCCGTGCCCAATATTTTCAAAAAGTTCTATCAGGTTGATCCAAGCAAGGCGCGCAGATTTGGGGGCACAGGCCTTGGCCTGCCAATCTGCAAGGGAATCATTGAAGCACATGGAGGAAGCATATGGTACGAGTCACCCGCGTCAGAATCTGAAATGAAAGGCGCGTGTTTCAAGTTTTGTTTGCCTCAAGACTCTAGTGGAAATGCTATTGCTTCTAGCGCAATCTGA
- a CDS encoding P-II family nitrogen regulator, giving the protein MAREKLSLPFEVEYSEKPGKKSKNMKRLAIIVKPENVNAITSSLSEVGLDSTIYDVKRATKDKEKVMTGRGSGTAELAYSNRKLIATVVNADDVEGVTSRIKKALDGDKAVVLISAVDDLVII; this is encoded by the coding sequence ATGGCCCGAGAAAAGCTCTCGCTCCCGTTTGAAGTCGAGTATTCCGAGAAGCCTGGCAAAAAATCAAAGAACATGAAACGACTTGCGATAATTGTCAAGCCAGAAAATGTCAACGCGATTACATCGTCGCTTTCAGAGGTGGGCCTTGACTCTACTATTTATGATGTAAAGAGGGCGACAAAGGACAAGGAAAAAGTCATGACAGGCAGAGGCAGCGGCACCGCAGAACTTGCCTACTCGAACAGAAAGCTAATAGCCACTGTAGTTAACGCTGACGACGTTGAAGGGGTGACTTCTAGAATAAAGAAGGCACTTGATGGCGACAAGGCAGTTGTGTTGATTTCTGCAGTTGACGATTTGGTAATCATTTAG
- a CDS encoding DUF2080 family transposase-associated protein, which produces MVVSTLMACEFSRSPGASAVLEKITSLQREIALINLHERSHVRNGEAGFEPTCRYCQPGKEAQERKKAPGSVVSELERCVESDGKSGAVLVPKSWAGRKVRVVLLE; this is translated from the coding sequence ATGGTCGTTTCCACCTTGATGGCGTGCGAATTTAGTAGGAGTCCGGGTGCGTCTGCCGTACTTGAAAAAATAACATCACTCCAGCGAGAGATCGCGCTGATAAACCTCCACGAGCGAAGCCACGTCAGAAACGGCGAGGCCGGCTTTGAGCCTACATGCAGGTACTGCCAGCCAGGCAAAGAAGCGCAGGAGCGAAAGAAGGCACCGGGCAGTGTTGTAAGCGAGCTCGAGCGCTGCGTAGAGTCTGACGGCAAGTCCGGCGCGGTCCTGGTTCCAAAGAGCTGGGCCGGCAGAAAGGTCCGAGTAGTACTCCTTGAGTAA
- a CDS encoding AIPR family protein: MTSSAASKIVSIEEINEAFSNLSSTMGGSKDNYFGLMYIAKHFGISPEKAAAFVSFGGNSYGIDAYYLDLPAKTLYLLAFRWSTDHMSLKDPLEKLGSEGMHKIFFNPMRSQDDSPMIVSLKTTLHQNWKSIDKVYVNFVFNGDPVDAEQSRVLSFLRESVEDKRSFVDSYLSRVNDTESLHELIFQYVSNEKSLGHVASSRESTQYDVEYDNSLTVSHHDNELRVVFVKLETLYRMYDDLGERFFEKNIRSGLDDGNMTNVQIKKSLKNLVDGIEPPEYFTLYHNGITLTAQNLQTLEGVIRMVEPRVLNGAQTIKILKQFVDESSSAANPEKIAQLHERLDQTKVMARVIKSHEDAFLKKVTINNNRQNPIMPWNLRANDLVQIGFEEMFNKLGIYYERRENAYKNLTDEDLEASGTEKGLVEIRKFAQTLLAMQGQIDRMSELKEIFENETWYADTFRDRYLQIDPRLHVLLYKIQFRLPSLIREIRSVGNEKYAYVGRAKNLLWCLAIQGILNDPKFDKYVEYYGNTTSPEAGITEILKNMATTKLRFILADTFENKKYQANIAEAKFTFLRTRATLGDCLDTAASRFNWERKYL, translated from the coding sequence GTGACTTCCTCGGCTGCCTCAAAAATCGTTTCAATTGAAGAAATCAATGAAGCCTTCAGCAACCTGTCTTCGACAATGGGCGGATCAAAAGATAACTATTTTGGCCTGATGTATATTGCAAAGCACTTTGGAATTTCCCCGGAAAAAGCAGCCGCCTTTGTTTCGTTTGGCGGCAACAGCTACGGTATAGACGCGTACTATCTCGACTTGCCCGCAAAAACGCTGTACTTGCTTGCCTTCCGCTGGTCTACGGACCACATGTCGCTCAAGGACCCGCTTGAAAAGCTAGGCTCTGAAGGTATGCACAAGATATTCTTCAATCCGATGCGCTCGCAGGACGACAGCCCGATGATCGTCTCCCTGAAGACCACCCTTCACCAGAACTGGAAATCCATTGACAAGGTGTACGTCAACTTTGTGTTCAACGGCGACCCGGTCGACGCCGAACAGAGCCGGGTGCTGAGTTTCCTCCGCGAAAGCGTGGAGGACAAGCGCAGCTTTGTAGACAGCTACCTGTCGCGGGTAAACGACACGGAAAGCCTGCACGAGCTGATATTCCAGTATGTATCGAATGAAAAGTCGCTTGGCCACGTCGCTTCTTCCAGGGAGTCGACCCAGTATGACGTCGAATACGACAACTCGCTTACAGTGTCGCACCACGACAACGAGCTTCGCGTAGTCTTTGTCAAGCTTGAAACGCTGTACAGGATGTACGACGACCTTGGCGAGCGGTTCTTTGAAAAGAACATCAGGTCCGGCCTTGACGACGGCAACATGACAAACGTGCAAATCAAAAAGTCGCTGAAGAACCTGGTCGACGGCATCGAGCCGCCGGAATACTTTACCCTGTACCACAACGGCATAACGCTTACCGCCCAGAACCTCCAGACGCTTGAAGGCGTAATCAGGATGGTCGAACCCCGAGTGCTAAACGGCGCCCAGACAATAAAGATCCTAAAGCAGTTTGTCGACGAGTCGTCGAGCGCCGCCAACCCAGAGAAAATCGCGCAGCTGCATGAAAGACTTGATCAGACAAAGGTGATGGCACGCGTGATAAAGTCGCACGAGGATGCCTTCCTGAAGAAGGTCACGATAAACAACAACAGGCAGAACCCGATAATGCCCTGGAACCTTCGCGCAAACGACCTGGTTCAGATAGGCTTTGAGGAGATGTTCAACAAGCTCGGCATCTACTACGAGCGACGCGAAAACGCATACAAGAACCTGACCGACGAGGACCTCGAGGCCTCCGGCACGGAGAAGGGCCTGGTGGAAATCCGCAAGTTTGCCCAGACGCTGCTTGCAATGCAGGGACAGATTGACAGGATGTCGGAGCTCAAAGAAATATTTGAGAACGAGACCTGGTATGCAGACACGTTCCGCGACCGCTACCTGCAAATCGACCCGCGGCTTCATGTGCTGCTCTACAAAATTCAGTTCAGGCTGCCAAGCCTTATCCGGGAAATTAGAAGCGTCGGCAACGAAAAGTACGCCTATGTGGGAAGGGCCAAGAACCTCCTCTGGTGCCTCGCCATCCAGGGAATACTAAACGACCCCAAGTTCGACAAGTATGTGGAGTACTATGGCAACACCACCTCGCCGGAAGCAGGCATCACCGAGATTCTAAAGAATATGGCGACTACCAAGCTGCGCTTTATCCTGGCAGACACCTTTGAGAACAAGAAATACCAGGCAAACATCGCCGAAGCCAAGTTTACGTTCCTCCGCACCAGGGCGACGCTTGGCGACTGCCTCGACACTGCGGCAAGCAGGTTCAACTGGGAGCGCAAGTACCTCTAA